In the genome of Paenibacillus sp. FSL R5-0766, one region contains:
- the dxs gene encoding 1-deoxy-D-xylulose-5-phosphate synthase, which translates to MLLPQIKQPSDLKSMSQDDLALLSAEIRQFLIEKLSVTGGHLAPNLGVVELTVALHYCYNSPADKMIFDVGHQAYVHKVLTGRMDRFDTLRQHNGLCGFVKRNESEHDVWEAGHSSTSLSAAMGMALARDLKGENNQVIAMIGDGALTGGMAFEALNHIGHEQRKLMVILNDNEMSIAPNVGAMHKYLSKIRSDRHYLKAKDDVEGMLKKIPAIGDRLAKSASWIKDSVKYMMVPGVLFEELGFTYLGPIDGHDIPKLIETFKQADNVDGPVLVHVLTTKGKGYQPAEADSHKWHGISPYKIESGQVLKAVGKPMYTEVFGQTLIDLAKQDKRVVAVTPAMPTGSGLIPFSKEFPDRMIDVGIAEQHAATMCAALAMEGLKPVFAVYSTFMQRAYDQIVHDICRHNANVMFAIDRAGFVGPDGETHQGVYDVAFMRHIPNIVLMMPKDENELRHMMKTALDYNEGPIAYRYPRNNVVGVPLDDVLVPIPIGSWEQLRPSEGYAVIASGSMVQLAEEAAEMVKREGITAGVINARFLKPLDEQMLHDLAVRGTKLIVLEEASQAGSMGSAVLEFYAEQGLHDVHVQLMGIPDRFIEHGSIKEQREEVGLTVENVCAELRKMAVQSSYGIPKTRFPS; encoded by the coding sequence GTGCTGCTTCCACAAATTAAACAACCCAGTGATCTAAAGTCGATGTCTCAGGATGATCTTGCCCTTTTGTCGGCAGAGATCCGGCAGTTTCTGATTGAGAAACTGTCTGTTACAGGTGGGCATCTCGCACCCAACTTAGGCGTGGTTGAGCTCACGGTAGCCCTGCATTACTGCTATAACAGTCCAGCAGACAAAATGATTTTTGATGTAGGGCATCAGGCTTATGTGCATAAAGTCCTGACAGGGCGTATGGATCGTTTTGATACATTGCGTCAACATAACGGCCTGTGCGGATTTGTTAAACGCAACGAAAGCGAACATGATGTATGGGAAGCTGGACACAGCAGTACTTCATTGTCCGCTGCGATGGGGATGGCCCTTGCACGTGATCTGAAGGGTGAGAACAATCAAGTCATCGCGATGATAGGTGATGGAGCGCTTACAGGCGGTATGGCTTTTGAGGCCCTTAATCATATCGGTCATGAGCAGAGAAAACTGATGGTTATTCTGAATGATAATGAAATGTCCATTGCTCCAAACGTTGGGGCCATGCATAAATATTTGAGCAAGATTCGTTCGGATCGTCATTATCTGAAAGCGAAAGATGATGTCGAGGGGATGCTTAAAAAAATTCCTGCTATTGGGGACCGTTTGGCCAAATCGGCAAGCTGGATCAAAGATAGTGTCAAATATATGATGGTACCAGGTGTTCTTTTCGAAGAACTGGGCTTCACGTATTTGGGACCGATTGATGGGCACGATATTCCCAAATTGATTGAAACCTTCAAACAGGCAGATAACGTTGATGGTCCTGTGCTCGTTCACGTGCTTACGACCAAAGGCAAAGGTTATCAGCCAGCAGAAGCCGATTCGCACAAGTGGCACGGGATTTCTCCGTACAAAATTGAATCCGGTCAAGTGCTGAAGGCAGTCGGAAAACCGATGTACACGGAAGTATTCGGTCAAACGTTAATTGATCTTGCGAAGCAGGATAAGCGGGTCGTAGCGGTAACGCCAGCAATGCCTACAGGATCAGGTCTCATTCCTTTTAGTAAGGAATTTCCTGACCGCATGATTGACGTAGGGATCGCAGAACAGCATGCGGCAACCATGTGTGCTGCACTGGCTATGGAAGGCTTGAAGCCGGTCTTTGCCGTGTATTCTACGTTTATGCAACGTGCATATGATCAGATTGTACATGATATTTGCCGTCATAACGCTAACGTGATGTTTGCCATTGACCGTGCGGGGTTTGTTGGTCCGGATGGGGAAACACATCAAGGGGTATACGATGTGGCATTTATGCGCCATATTCCAAATATCGTTCTGATGATGCCAAAAGACGAAAATGAATTGCGCCACATGATGAAAACGGCGCTTGATTATAATGAAGGTCCAATTGCTTACCGTTATCCACGAAACAATGTGGTTGGTGTACCTTTGGATGATGTACTTGTTCCGATTCCGATTGGATCATGGGAGCAACTACGTCCTTCGGAAGGATATGCTGTCATCGCTTCAGGCTCAATGGTGCAGCTTGCAGAAGAAGCAGCGGAGATGGTGAAGCGGGAAGGTATCACAGCAGGCGTAATCAACGCTCGCTTCCTCAAACCTCTGGATGAGCAAATGCTGCATGATCTAGCTGTTCGAGGCACTAAATTGATTGTACTTGAAGAAGCATCCCAAGCAGGCAGCATGGGAAGTGCGGTTCTGGAATTCTACGCAGAACAGGGACTGCATGATGTACATGTGCAACTGATGGGGATTCCGGATCGCTTCATCGAGCATGGCAGTATTAAGGAACAACGTGAGGAAGTGGGTCTTACCGTTGAAAATGTATGTGCTGAACTGCGCAAGATGGCTGTTCAATCATCTTACGGCATACCCAAAACACGTTTTCCTTCGTAA
- the recN gene encoding DNA repair protein RecN, whose amino-acid sequence MLVTLSIRNLAVVEEVDVVFHPGFHVLSGETGAGKSIIIDALGLIAGGRSSADLIRYGCDKAEMEALFEMEQSHPVWQTLEKLGIHCEPEEHLVIRRELNTQGKSTSRINGQLVNLTMLREVGEKLINIHGQHEHQSLLRAESHLGLLDTYGSEVIGPVKATYQERYSKFITAEKELRALQESSQRAYQLLDMYRFQLEEIAAASLTRGEDELLGEERVKLSHSEKMMDSVAGAYDLLSGQRGLEAVSIALSRIEDISGYDNKGLQPIVEQLQSAFYQLEDATFQLRDYREKIEFNPARLEEVEQRLNLISGLRRKYGDSVEVILSYYEQISHETDQLENKDERLEKLRAERDKMLNLVMESAEELSKVRKQCAEELAAQVESELKDLQMERTTLRVQITPFEDPKGIEWNGRRIRLNRQGADNAEFLISPNPGEPLRPLGKIASGGELSRMMLAMKSIFARHDRIPVLIFDEVDTGVSGRAAQSIAEKLFRLSSTCQVFSITHLPQVACMADHQYLIEKHVYDGRTMTQVESLSDEGRVKELARMLGGVEITEKTLHHAQEMLNLAEAKKG is encoded by the coding sequence ATGTTAGTTACGTTATCGATTCGTAATCTGGCTGTGGTGGAAGAAGTGGATGTTGTATTCCACCCGGGATTCCATGTACTTTCAGGGGAAACGGGTGCAGGTAAGTCGATTATTATAGATGCACTTGGCTTAATTGCTGGTGGACGAAGTTCAGCGGATCTGATCCGGTACGGTTGTGATAAGGCAGAGATGGAAGCCTTGTTCGAGATGGAGCAGAGTCACCCGGTATGGCAGACATTAGAGAAGCTGGGTATCCATTGTGAGCCTGAAGAGCATCTGGTCATTCGACGTGAACTGAACACCCAGGGGAAGAGTACGTCCCGCATTAATGGACAATTGGTCAATCTGACCATGCTGCGGGAAGTAGGCGAGAAGCTGATCAATATTCATGGACAACATGAACATCAGAGTTTGCTTCGTGCAGAGAGCCATCTGGGGCTTCTCGATACTTATGGCTCCGAAGTCATCGGACCTGTCAAAGCGACGTATCAAGAGCGTTACAGCAAGTTTATCACGGCGGAAAAGGAACTGCGTGCGCTTCAGGAGTCCAGTCAGCGGGCATATCAACTCTTGGACATGTATCGCTTTCAGCTTGAGGAGATCGCAGCGGCAAGCCTTACACGAGGCGAGGATGAATTACTCGGGGAAGAACGGGTCAAACTATCCCATAGTGAGAAAATGATGGACAGTGTTGCTGGTGCATATGATCTGCTCAGTGGTCAACGCGGACTTGAAGCAGTGAGCATTGCTCTTTCAAGAATTGAAGACATTTCTGGATATGATAACAAAGGACTGCAACCAATCGTAGAACAGCTACAATCCGCATTTTATCAATTGGAAGATGCGACATTTCAGTTAAGGGATTACCGGGAGAAGATTGAATTTAATCCGGCAAGGCTGGAAGAAGTGGAGCAAAGGCTGAATCTGATTTCTGGCCTCAGACGGAAATACGGGGACAGTGTTGAAGTTATTCTGAGTTATTATGAGCAGATTAGCCATGAAACCGACCAATTGGAGAACAAGGACGAACGGCTGGAGAAATTGCGAGCTGAACGTGACAAAATGCTTAACCTTGTGATGGAGTCTGCTGAAGAACTCAGCAAGGTTCGCAAACAATGCGCCGAGGAACTTGCTGCACAGGTGGAAAGCGAGCTCAAGGATCTGCAAATGGAGCGGACTACACTGCGTGTTCAGATTACTCCTTTCGAAGATCCTAAGGGCATTGAATGGAATGGACGTCGTATTCGTCTGAATCGTCAGGGCGCGGACAATGCGGAATTCCTGATTTCACCGAACCCGGGCGAGCCATTACGACCACTTGGCAAGATTGCTTCAGGTGGTGAGTTGTCGAGAATGATGCTGGCGATGAAGAGTATCTTTGCGCGACATGACCGGATACCTGTGTTGATTTTTGATGAAGTTGATACCGGAGTTAGCGGTAGAGCAGCTCAATCCATTGCGGAAAAACTGTTCCGCTTGTCTTCGACTTGTCAGGTTTTCTCAATAACGCACTTACCACAAGTGGCTTGTATGGCAGATCATCAGTATCTCATTGAGAAACATGTCTACGATGGACGGACGATGACGCAGGTGGAATCGCTGTCAGACGAAGGCAGAGTGAAGGAATTGGCACGTATGTTGGGCGGTGTGGAAATTACAGAAAAAACACTGCATCACGCACAGGAAATGCTGAATTTGGCGGAAGCCAAAAAAGGGTGA
- a CDS encoding GGDEF domain-containing protein yields the protein MFTQIGQIAEPIPVVQSDTRCDIVYHLFKSNPSLEGIAVMGEKGVSLMMRPRFFQQIGTQYGYNLYMGRPVELVMNTQALVVDYSEQITDVSVLAMDRDEGEIYDLVLVTSGESFFGAVSIRRLLLAVADVRAEMAIFMNPLTGLPGNHIIDERLSQALQMDHFSVLYVDLDQFKSYNDSYGFKMGDQLIQATANLLRKLFVPPEAFLGHIGGDDFITILNHHDYKYISEEVISGFEEMKKTFYNEHDWHHQYVLGEGRSGLNRPIPLVSVSIAVVTNSKRKYENIDQIIDEATRIKKGCKAIAGSIICANDTAGTPC from the coding sequence ATGTTTACGCAAATAGGCCAGATTGCTGAACCAATTCCTGTAGTACAATCTGATACAAGATGTGATATCGTCTATCATCTTTTCAAGTCCAATCCTAGTCTGGAAGGTATAGCTGTTATGGGGGAGAAGGGAGTGTCATTAATGATGCGGCCCCGATTCTTTCAGCAGATTGGCACCCAGTATGGCTATAATCTGTATATGGGACGTCCTGTAGAACTGGTGATGAACACGCAGGCATTGGTCGTGGATTATTCGGAACAGATTACAGATGTCAGTGTTCTAGCCATGGACCGAGATGAAGGAGAAATATATGATCTTGTGTTGGTCACGTCAGGGGAAAGTTTCTTTGGAGCTGTGAGTATTCGACGTTTGCTACTTGCTGTTGCTGATGTACGGGCTGAAATGGCGATTTTTATGAACCCGCTGACTGGTCTTCCAGGTAATCATATCATCGATGAAAGGCTGTCTCAGGCTCTTCAGATGGACCATTTTAGCGTACTGTACGTTGATCTCGATCAATTCAAATCCTACAATGATAGCTACGGATTCAAAATGGGGGATCAGCTTATTCAGGCGACAGCTAACTTGCTTCGCAAGTTATTTGTTCCCCCTGAAGCTTTTCTTGGACATATCGGTGGTGATGATTTTATTACGATCCTGAATCACCATGATTACAAATATATTAGTGAGGAAGTCATCTCAGGTTTTGAGGAAATGAAAAAGACGTTTTACAACGAACATGATTGGCATCATCAATATGTTCTGGGGGAAGGACGCTCCGGGCTGAATCGGCCCATTCCTCTCGTGTCGGTATCCATCGCCGTTGTAACCAATAGCAAGCGAAAATATGAAAACATAGATCAGATAATTGATGAGGCCACACGCATCAAAAAAGGTTGTAAAGCGATTGCTGGCAGTATCATCTGTGCAAATGATACCGCTGGTACTCCGTGCTAG
- a CDS encoding FlxA-like family protein encodes MNSISSATKSSFTPGNQVSNRDKEIQGLMQQKIRLNEEMQGVKTNDELDTKTKAQRIKSLTSSISQIDSQIAQIKAEELQEKNKLRQPEKTQQQQPKPTDEAQAPSLDHLIKHSQTYDQLGKLVGLRDRMQGSIQTTEGESRFDRLVLEINPPTNDLDPGKSMMLENSERTVFQAKREVVQDINSQLNKVNQKIGDLVKEIHQPAPKEAAQTPISATSGEEDQEINDEKKTGSKEHPSDDGTTDQESGNGPQTPASGSPAASYPSVDIRI; translated from the coding sequence ATGAATTCAATCTCATCTGCAACCAAAAGCAGTTTCACCCCCGGGAATCAAGTCTCCAATCGGGATAAAGAAATTCAGGGACTCATGCAGCAGAAGATCCGGCTCAATGAAGAAATGCAAGGTGTAAAAACCAATGACGAGTTGGATACTAAAACCAAAGCTCAGCGAATTAAATCCTTAACAAGCTCCATATCCCAGATCGACAGCCAGATTGCCCAAATTAAAGCTGAAGAATTGCAAGAAAAGAACAAATTAAGACAGCCCGAAAAAACTCAACAGCAACAACCCAAACCAACCGACGAGGCACAAGCCCCTTCACTCGATCACCTGATCAAGCATAGTCAGACTTATGATCAATTGGGTAAGTTGGTCGGTTTGCGGGATCGCATGCAGGGCTCCATTCAGACCACGGAAGGAGAAAGCCGCTTCGACCGACTTGTCCTGGAGATTAATCCTCCTACAAATGATCTCGATCCCGGCAAATCAATGATGTTGGAAAACTCAGAGCGCACCGTCTTTCAGGCAAAACGAGAGGTTGTTCAGGACATCAATTCTCAGCTCAACAAGGTCAATCAAAAGATTGGGGATCTGGTGAAAGAGATCCATCAGCCCGCACCTAAAGAGGCAGCACAAACTCCTATCTCTGCAACATCTGGAGAAGAAGATCAGGAAATTAATGACGAAAAGAAAACGGGAAGTAAGGAGCACCCATCCGACGACGGAACCACAGATCAGGAATCCGGAAACGGTCCGCAAACTCCGGCCTCTGGATCTCCTGCTGCTTCATATCCATCCGTTGATATTCGAATCTGA
- the spoIVB gene encoding SpoIVB peptidase: MNSPLRKKLLGLLFAFFLCVISQAIQPVQSYASLPDELQVFAGRQADVRLAVPAASSAVVDRPDIVGLDDQAAMHVTRQQPLHLHPQQTGHAKLTLKLWGKIPVKTVHVNVIPDLRVVPGGQTIGVKVKSAGILVVGHHLVHSGQDERVSPGETAGIKLGDLITHMDGKRLDGVAGVSEAVELAGKSKKGIDVVLKRGKETVKTRLTPAYDSEDQAWRLGLYIRDSAAGVGTLTFYAPDQGVYGALGHVITDMNTQTSIVVGSGQIVQSNVTSISKSETGDPGEKRAHFLKESKILGNIERNTAFGIFGKMSGNPEHSLYSKGIPVAFSHEVKEGPAEILTVVDGQQVERFSIDIVHVADQTEPATKGLVLRITDPKLLDKTGGIVQGMSGSPIVQNGKLIGAVTHVFVNDPKSGYGCFIEWMLQDAGVMMKKENDKNLKAG, from the coding sequence TTGAATTCCCCCCTCAGGAAGAAATTGCTAGGTCTTTTATTTGCCTTCTTTCTTTGTGTGATTAGCCAGGCCATTCAGCCTGTGCAAAGTTATGCTTCACTGCCGGATGAATTGCAGGTGTTTGCTGGCAGGCAAGCGGATGTCCGGCTCGCTGTACCTGCTGCTTCAAGCGCCGTTGTAGATCGTCCTGATATCGTTGGTTTGGATGATCAGGCAGCGATGCATGTTACCAGGCAACAACCTTTGCATCTTCACCCCCAACAGACGGGACATGCCAAATTAACGTTGAAGTTGTGGGGTAAAATTCCGGTCAAAACAGTCCATGTGAATGTGATACCGGATTTGCGTGTTGTACCCGGGGGTCAAACGATTGGCGTCAAAGTTAAATCGGCAGGCATTCTGGTGGTAGGTCATCATCTGGTACATTCTGGGCAGGATGAGCGTGTATCGCCAGGAGAAACGGCTGGCATTAAGCTCGGAGATCTGATTACTCATATGGATGGTAAACGTCTTGATGGCGTGGCAGGTGTCTCTGAAGCCGTTGAACTTGCAGGTAAAAGTAAAAAGGGTATTGATGTTGTGTTAAAACGTGGTAAGGAAACGGTGAAGACACGATTAACTCCGGCGTATGACTCCGAGGATCAAGCGTGGAGGCTTGGATTGTATATTCGTGATTCTGCAGCCGGTGTTGGCACACTTACCTTCTATGCTCCAGATCAGGGCGTATACGGCGCACTGGGCCATGTGATTACAGATATGAACACACAAACATCTATTGTTGTGGGTAGTGGTCAGATTGTTCAGTCCAATGTGACGTCCATTTCTAAAAGTGAGACCGGTGATCCGGGTGAAAAACGTGCTCATTTCCTCAAGGAAAGCAAAATTTTGGGCAATATTGAACGTAATACGGCTTTTGGCATCTTTGGTAAAATGTCCGGAAATCCTGAGCACAGTTTGTATTCGAAAGGCATTCCCGTCGCTTTTTCTCATGAAGTAAAGGAAGGACCGGCCGAAATACTTACCGTGGTTGACGGTCAACAGGTTGAACGCTTCTCCATTGACATTGTTCACGTGGCAGATCAAACCGAACCAGCAACAAAAGGTCTGGTACTTCGAATCACGGACCCGAAACTGCTGGATAAGACCGGAGGTATTGTTCAAGGGATGAGTGGCAGCCCCATTGTACAAAACGGTAAGTTGATTGGTGCAGTTACTCATGTATTCGTGAATGATCCGAAATCGGGTTACGGTTGCTTCATTGAATGGATGTTACAAGATGCTGGCGTTATGATGAAAAAGGAAAACGATAAGAACCTCAAGGCTGGCTAA
- a CDS encoding TlyA family RNA methyltransferase produces MSLPKERIDVLLVEQGYYESREKAKAAIMAGLVYANNEPIEKAGMKIPREAELKVKGSVHPYVGRGGLKLEKAIRHFGLDMNGLVMLDIGSSTGGFTDCALQHGASHVYAIDVGYNQLDWSLRNDERVTVMERTNFRYVTPEDLAGPVPNFASIDVSFISLRIILPPLLALLKQPADIVALIKPQFEAGREKVGKSGVVRDTKVHKDVLQTMLHFASQLGLHLQSLTFSPITGGEGNIEFLAHWRLEAPEATQPEIDPASLDAFAEQVAKEAAHTFTGNSS; encoded by the coding sequence ATGTCACTCCCGAAAGAACGAATTGATGTTCTGCTGGTTGAGCAGGGCTATTATGAAAGTCGTGAGAAGGCAAAAGCTGCAATCATGGCTGGACTGGTATATGCCAATAATGAGCCAATCGAAAAGGCGGGCATGAAAATTCCAAGGGAAGCCGAGCTGAAAGTTAAAGGCTCGGTACATCCCTATGTCGGCAGAGGCGGATTGAAGCTCGAAAAAGCGATCCGTCATTTCGGCCTTGATATGAATGGACTTGTCATGCTCGACATTGGTTCATCCACCGGTGGATTTACGGATTGTGCACTTCAGCATGGCGCGTCTCACGTCTATGCTATTGATGTGGGATATAATCAGCTCGATTGGTCTTTGCGTAATGATGAGCGGGTTACTGTTATGGAACGAACTAATTTTCGCTATGTGACTCCTGAAGATCTGGCGGGACCCGTGCCGAACTTTGCGAGCATTGATGTGTCGTTCATTTCACTGCGAATCATATTGCCGCCCCTTTTGGCTCTTTTGAAACAACCTGCAGATATCGTTGCATTGATTAAACCTCAATTTGAGGCAGGACGTGAAAAAGTAGGCAAGTCCGGTGTGGTACGTGATACGAAGGTACACAAGGATGTATTGCAGACGATGCTTCATTTTGCCAGTCAACTTGGTTTGCATCTGCAGAGTTTAACTTTTTCACCGATAACCGGTGGAGAAGGTAATATCGAATTTCTCGCACATTGGCGTCTGGAAGCACCAGAGGCAACACAACCAGAGATCGATCCAGCTTCACTTGACGCATTTGCAGAGCAAGTTGCGAAGGAAGCAGCTCATACATTTACGGGAAACTCATCATAA
- the xseB gene encoding exodeoxyribonuclease VII small subunit has product MANEPELNFEEAMAALEDIVGQLEHGDVPLEQAIDLFQRGMKLSQLCGLKLEQVERKIEMIVEEDGELRKKPFGTADDESGEVHE; this is encoded by the coding sequence ATGGCGAATGAACCGGAATTGAATTTTGAAGAGGCAATGGCGGCATTGGAAGACATCGTAGGTCAGCTGGAACATGGTGATGTTCCGTTGGAACAGGCCATCGATCTGTTTCAGCGCGGGATGAAACTTTCGCAACTTTGCGGTTTGAAGTTGGAACAAGTGGAACGCAAGATCGAAATGATCGTAGAAGAAGATGGAGAGCTTCGCAAGAAACCTTTCGGAACTGCTGACGATGAGAGCGGTGAAGTCCATGAGTAA
- the spo0A gene encoding sporulation transcription factor Spo0A, protein MPFCKKIEVLLADDNREFTNLLAEYISEQEDMEVTGIAYNGEEVLQLLEQTRDVPDVLILDIIMPHLDGLGVLERLRDLNLSPQPKVIMLTAFGQENITQRAVQLGASYYILKPFDMEVLANRVRQLVGTQTAMSTSSGSSMFMKSSNVVPMGKHKNLDANITSIIHEIGVPAHIKGYQYLREAITMVYNNIEILGAITKTLYPAIAEKFKTTPSRVERAIRHAIEVAWTRGNIDSISHLFGYTINISKSKPTNSEFIAMVADKLRIEHKVS, encoded by the coding sequence ATACCGTTTTGCAAAAAAATTGAGGTATTGCTGGCCGATGATAATCGTGAATTTACGAATTTGCTTGCCGAATATATATCTGAGCAGGAAGATATGGAAGTAACCGGTATTGCATACAATGGAGAAGAAGTACTGCAATTGCTGGAGCAAACTCGGGATGTGCCGGATGTATTGATTCTGGATATTATCATGCCTCACCTGGACGGACTGGGTGTGCTTGAGCGCTTGCGCGACCTGAACCTGTCTCCACAGCCTAAAGTCATCATGCTTACGGCATTCGGACAAGAGAATATCACACAGCGTGCCGTGCAACTCGGAGCTTCTTATTATATTCTTAAGCCGTTTGACATGGAAGTGCTTGCGAATCGTGTGCGTCAACTGGTGGGAACACAGACGGCGATGTCCACAAGCAGCGGATCATCCATGTTCATGAAATCATCCAATGTTGTGCCAATGGGCAAACACAAAAATCTGGATGCAAATATTACGTCCATCATACATGAAATCGGCGTTCCTGCGCATATTAAGGGATATCAGTATTTGCGCGAAGCGATTACGATGGTGTATAACAATATCGAAATTTTGGGAGCCATCACCAAAACACTGTATCCGGCGATTGCCGAAAAATTCAAAACCACGCCATCCCGCGTCGAACGTGCCATCCGTCATGCCATTGAAGTGGCATGGACTCGCGGTAACATCGACAGCATCAGCCACTTGTTTGGTTACACGATCAACATCAGCAAGTCGAAGCCGACAAATTCGGAATTCATCGCGATGGTTGCTGACAAGCTGAGAATTGAGCATAAGGTAAGCTGA
- a CDS encoding polyprenyl synthetase family protein — protein sequence MRAVKSMSNRPSFQAYLEEVIAEVTEALKHTLPDHWDVPQSLTDAMQYSLMAGGKRLRPLLVVAAAEAFGAQRTAAMPVACAVEMVHTYSLIHDDLPAMDNDDYRRGKLTNHKVYGEATAILAGDALLTHAFYSIVQAGRRSAVAADALLSIVEDMSELAGARGMVGGQVADMEGEQGMTDLAQLQYIHLHKTGDLIVFSLIAGARIGGATEGQLEALRVFGRDLGLAFQIQDDILDLTGDEQKMGKKTQSDVNQQKVTYPYFIGMEASAEEVKSLTQSAKDALERAELPDASRLLEIADYLMSRDH from the coding sequence ATGAGAGCGGTGAAGTCCATGAGTAATCGTCCTTCGTTTCAAGCATACCTCGAAGAGGTCATAGCTGAGGTGACAGAAGCGTTGAAACATACGCTTCCCGATCACTGGGATGTACCCCAATCGCTGACGGATGCGATGCAGTACTCACTCATGGCCGGAGGCAAACGCCTTCGTCCTCTTCTGGTCGTTGCTGCGGCGGAAGCCTTCGGTGCACAGCGTACAGCTGCAATGCCGGTAGCCTGCGCCGTGGAGATGGTTCATACGTATTCACTGATCCACGATGACCTGCCTGCTATGGATAATGATGATTACCGTAGAGGAAAATTAACGAATCACAAGGTATATGGTGAGGCAACCGCCATATTGGCAGGGGATGCGCTCTTAACCCATGCTTTTTATAGCATTGTTCAAGCTGGACGCCGTAGTGCTGTGGCGGCAGATGCGTTGCTGTCCATCGTAGAGGACATGTCCGAACTTGCTGGAGCAAGAGGCATGGTCGGCGGTCAAGTTGCGGATATGGAAGGCGAGCAGGGCATGACTGATCTTGCACAGCTCCAATATATTCATTTGCACAAAACGGGTGACCTGATTGTTTTCTCCCTCATTGCAGGAGCACGAATCGGTGGAGCAACGGAAGGACAATTGGAAGCACTGCGTGTGTTTGGACGTGATCTGGGGCTGGCGTTCCAGATTCAGGATGATATTCTCGATCTGACGGGCGACGAGCAGAAGATGGGCAAGAAAACACAGAGCGATGTGAATCAGCAGAAGGTAACGTATCCTTATTTTATTGGCATGGAGGCTTCTGCAGAGGAAGTGAAATCCCTTACCCAATCTGCAAAAGATGCACTTGAAAGAGCCGAGTTACCTGATGCATCCAGATTGCTGGAAATTGCAGATTATCTGATGAGTCGAGACCATTAG
- the argR gene encoding transcriptional regulator ArgR codes for MKGQRHIKIREIISQNEIETQDDLVEALRKSGFQVTQATVSRDIKELLLIKIPMDDGRYKYSLPTDQRYNPIQKLKRALVDNFLHIDHTNNLVVMKCLPGTANSIAALLDNIEWNEVMGTICGDDTILIICRTEGNSVTVIERIMGYIA; via the coding sequence ATGAAGGGACAAAGGCACATCAAGATTCGTGAAATCATTAGTCAAAATGAAATTGAGACCCAGGATGATCTGGTTGAAGCACTACGCAAATCAGGTTTTCAGGTGACTCAGGCGACGGTATCCCGAGATATCAAGGAACTTCTGTTAATCAAGATTCCGATGGATGACGGAAGATACAAGTACTCTTTACCGACAGATCAACGATATAATCCGATTCAAAAGTTGAAGCGTGCACTTGTTGACAACTTCTTGCACATTGATCACACAAACAATCTGGTTGTGATGAAATGTTTGCCAGGAACAGCCAACTCCATTGCAGCTTTACTTGATAATATTGAGTGGAATGAAGTCATGGGGACGATCTGTGGAGATGATACCATTCTGATTATCTGCCGGACTGAAGGTAACAGTGTGACCGTTATTGAGCGGATCATGGGTTATATTGCTTAA